Part of the Rhinoderma darwinii isolate aRhiDar2 chromosome 2, aRhiDar2.hap1, whole genome shotgun sequence genome, atctatattgtgatcggtagtcactgtccgagtgctgaaagagttactgctgatcgtttaactctttcagcaccctggacagtgactatcccctgacgtcgcctagcaacgctcccgtaattacgggtgcacacacgtagtcacccgtaattacggaagccccatagacttctatgggccggcCCGtgagttattacggcctgaaataggacatgttctatattttttgaacggcacgggcaccttcctgtaagcatacggggaggtacctgtggccaatagaagtctatgggcccgtaattacgggcgtttttacgtttgtgtgcatggggccttagttgtcACTAGGTGCTGAAGAAGGCCATCTGCAGTTTCCTTTATACCTCATAACTtatagagtcaatttttggacctGCAAAAATCGGTAGTTATGAGCTCAACCCCCACATCCATCTTAGAGCTTGAAAGCGGGCACATTCCACAGACCGAATACGCTACCATGTACACAAACAGCttttacatgtcatagagacatgtcaggagatagtGTCGCTGGGGGTGCAGGGACCGAGTCCATGTCAGATAATGAAATATTGTGCACAAAAGGTTTCCTTAGAACAGCAGAAATGTAATTTAAAAAGGTTACTGGTTTCTGTAATACTTTTCTGTGTCTTGCAGCCACTCTAACATGTCGGCTATAGAAGGGCTGTGAGAAGAGCGTTGCAGGAATGCCTCAAGGTTAAGCTTCTCTGCGTTCACCTCATAAACATAGAGGACCGATCCCACCTGGTGACTCACAGAGTCCTTCACTCTTTGAAGTATACACCTGCAATAATAAACAGCACTAATATTATTAGCATATAGAATATTGctctacataaaaataaaaaaaatttatctaGTAAAACGTCGGTTTTCTAAGACCTGCCGCCTCTCTTTTCCACTGAGCTGCGGTGTTGAGTGGGCAGGCAGAGGTGAATTACATGACCAGTCTCTGCCCACCTGTTCCATAGGAGAGACTGTGCTGACGTCTAATATTTGCCATCAGCACAGTCTTTTGAGGCAGTTTCAGTTCACCACCTCCTCCTCTGTCCCATGAGTGGAAGCGGGAGTCTGAAGCTATGGAGACATCCGTTACAGTGACTATTATAACCACagtaatatattttttccacTACTGCGATTTTTGCAGTAATTATTTTTTTGGCCCAAATACAGCTATTCAGGTCCTGGCATTTTATGAAAAGCCCCACGTCTGACTCCAATGAGTTTAATACTAGAGATTTAAGATCAAGACGTAGCCATTCTCACAGTAATGAATTAATTAGCACAAACATCCGACAATGGAAAACTCAATCATCTACAACTCCCTATTCCATTTCTGCTACATTTTGATCAATTGTTCATGGTATGCGATAAGTCAGAATATGCCCTTCGGCTAGTACGTCTCCTAGAGTGGCTGAACCCCGTTAAAGTTAGTCAGCGATTTCCGTCACTGGAAACGGTCACTACAATTCTCACCCTACTGTACTAATCAGAAGGAAAATGGTAATTTCAATGGTCCGGTTGTGACAATTGTgagataaatggaaaaaaaaatgagaaaatgAGCAGAGTTCTGAACGTACTGCCCCTAACCAATGGCCTCTTCTAACAAATAACTGTGACATTCCTAGATGTTTTTGAGGTAGATATCCTCTACATCAAGGAAATTGCTGAGGAGAAACATGATCAATCCGATTAATAACATCCCAAGATGAAGTTTTTTTTCTCCGAAATGATCAATAAACGAAGTGTTTTTAATGTGGCCATACACGAGATAGATGTTGGCTGACAACTATGTCCCTGAAATCTCCGATAAACATGTATGTTTGTCTTTGCCCAGAAAACACCTAAAGGAAAAGATGACTAGAAGTGTCTGGCAGCTGATTATCTCCTGGGGAGACAAAATATGAGATAGGTTAAAATAAAATATGTCCGACCTTTGTTTACCATGATGCTTAGCTGTTCCCAAACATACAAAATGAGGTAGCAAATACACAAACTTATAATACAACCATTGTGAAAACCTACATCTTATCATTTAGCTTCTCAAGAGCAAGGTCAACTGCTGCCTCAAGCTTATAACGAAGCCGATCCTGTAGATCAGTAAAACCACCGAGAGCCGTCTtcgaaaatgcaactttttggcaAGACTGCAGCTGCTCAGCCAGGTTAGTCAATGAGCTCACCAAGGGAGCACATTCCACTATAGCACGATTCCATTCCTCGTGTTGCTGCTCTATAGCATCAAAGCACCGTCTAAGGGACTGCTGAACAGAAAGCAGCGCTGCATCTTCTGGCATGCTAGAATAGGATCACACAAAAACAGACATTATACAAACATATACCATATCAGCTGCTTTCAAGTATAGCTCACCTCTTCCAACATACAAAATGTGGCTCATTGTATTGTTAGCAACAAGTAAAACACAATTATCTTTAATTGACATCAGATATTGTTTGGCATCATACAAGGTTATGCTTTGTTCACATGTTGCAGTTTTATGGTAGATTTGCCATCGTTTTGTGAAAATCGTCTCAAAACCATGAAAAACCATTACAAAACCGCAATGTCTGAACACAGCCTTGGGCTTTGTAGTCATGCGCAGAGCTATAACTCTGTTTCAATGCTTTCATAAAACATAAGTGGAAATTTACTAagtaaaatgcaccagaattctgtcaCTGAAATTTGAGTGCATGAcgtttataaaatatattatgtgTTTTAGGCACTTCTATATCTAATGCgacattttttaaaagtgtttCAAAAAAGTTCCATGGCTGAGAGGAGTCGTAAAAAaaggccaaatttattaaaaacctCAGTGAATTTATGTACCAGCCATGAGCAGAAATATCGCACTGCGGTCTACCACAATCACAAATTCTATAAAAACATCATAAAGCCCAAGCCGAATTCTGGCTCACTATACAATATTCTTTGTGACTTACACTAATACAGATACATACAATAACTCATACGCAATGCCATAGGACAAAGAATATTAACTTTTTATGTACACTCTTGACAAGGGACCTGCAGAATGGCGTTTGTTTTTGTAATTAAAGGATTAGAAAAACTTACATGCTTTCTTtcataaacagtgccacacctgtccatgggttgtgcatggcattgcagctcagctccattcaagtgaatggggctattAGACAATACCACATTCAACCTTTAGACAGGTTATTTTGaagacagcagccatgtttttctttcatggacaacccctttaagggagtcCAACTAATGCACTGACTTTTTCAGTGTCTTTGTTCACATCTTTTTATGTGAACATGTTCAGCGCATGCGTATATGCTGAACATAGCCATAGGCATGCAACCGACAGAGGCAAAAAGAGTGTAGGAAAGACTGCGCCTTCCCGTAGAATGTGCCACTGCAAAGTAATATACACCACGCAATATATTTTTAACATTGGGATCAAGAGGCGACGTAAACTTTTGACACAAGGCTTTCACgaggtgtgaaccaagccttaaccccttaaggacacggccaattttggccttgaggacagaactatttttttacatttccctctttgcatcccgatgctcataacttttattttttgtacgacatagctatatgagactttgttttttgcgggacgagttgtactttatgtaggtatcattttttggtacaaatacattatcgtttaatttatatacatttttattttggcgtaattttacgcgtcgctgtcaaaagacggcgcgtaaaattacgcccgcggcaaagaagtgcaggacacttcttgggacgtatttggagccatttttcattgaccccAATGAAGAAcagttccaattacgtccgtaaaagactccgcgaaaaacgcgagtccatgaaaaaacttctgaaattcaggagctgttttctcctgaaaacagctccgtaatttcagacgtattttgtgctgtcgtgtgaacatacccttattttctgtgacgcgatcaaagtgcagtc contains:
- the AIRIM gene encoding AFG2-interacting ribosome maturation factor isoform X2; protein product: MISMPEDAALLSVQQSLRRCFDAIEQQHEEWNRAIVECAPLVSSLTNLAEQLQSCQKVAFSKTALGGFTDLQDRLRYKLEAAVDLALEKLNDKMCILQRVKDSVSHQVGSVLYVYEVNAEKLNLEAFLQRSSHSPSIADMLEWLQDTEKYYRNQYLQRKLLLQDNRLSDIKNVSHSWERLNDKFASRHQLVEDMLLNVSLFREDIKYSC
- the AIRIM gene encoding AFG2-interacting ribosome maturation factor isoform X3, with product MSMPEDAALLSVQQSLRRCFDAIEQQHEEWNRAIVECAPLVSSLTNLAEQLQSCQKVAFSKTALGGFTDLQDRLRYKLEAAVDLALEKLNDKMCILQRVKDSVSHQVGSVLYVYEVNAEKLNLEAFLQRSSHSPSIADMLEWLQDTEKYYRNQYLQRKLLLQDNRLSDIKNVSHSWERLNDKFASRHQLVEDMLLNVSLFREDIKYSC
- the AIRIM gene encoding AFG2-interacting ribosome maturation factor isoform X1, which encodes MCEQGLHSDFVFSIMPEDAALLSVQQSLRRCFDAIEQQHEEWNRAIVECAPLVSSLTNLAEQLQSCQKVAFSKTALGGFTDLQDRLRYKLEAAVDLALEKLNDKMCILQRVKDSVSHQVGSVLYVYEVNAEKLNLEAFLQRSSHSPSIADMLEWLQDTEKYYRNQYLQRKLLLQDNRLSDIKNVSHSWERLNDKFASRHQLVEDMLLNVSLFREDIKYSC